One Cucurbita pepo subsp. pepo cultivar mu-cu-16 chromosome LG07, ASM280686v2, whole genome shotgun sequence genomic region harbors:
- the LOC111799067 gene encoding uncharacterized protein LOC111799067, translated as MATLNKQMKGGFKSFYKSRDGARDVQACESVSVDKVSVYKYNWLGRKSKKVVHQHGGSRGAKGGGDGDGGGGGGTEGRKMVVEGRKSVSHVETNLGSVASFLQVKVLVSDMPEMMQIQAFRCARRSYDSLEKLSSKLMAYNLKKEFDKVHGPAWHCIVGSSFGSFVTHSTGCFLYFSMEELYILLFRTKIQKATE; from the exons ATGGCTACTCTAAACAAGCAAATGAAAGGAGGATTCAAGTCCTTTTACAAGTCTCGGGATGGAGCTCGTGACGTACAAGCATGTGAGTCTGTTTCAGTGGATAAAGTATCTGTTTACAAGTATAATTGGTTGGGTAGAAAGAGTAAGAAGGTCGTTCATCAACATGGCGGGTCGAGAGGAGCGAAGGGCGGTGGGGACGGTGACGGAGGCGGAGGCGGGGGAACGGAGGGGAGAAAGATGGTGGTTGAGGGTAGGAAGTCAGTTTCCCATGTGGAAACAAACTTGGGATCAGTGGCTTCATTTCTTCAAGTGAAGGTATTGGTATCAGACATGCCTGAGATGATGCAAATTCAGGCCTTTAGATGTGCAAGGAGGAGCTATGACAGCTTGGAGAAGCTCAGCTCAAAGCTCATGGCTTACAATCTCAAAAAG GAATTTGACAAAGTACATGGGCCGGCCTGGCATTGTATTGTGGGCTCAAGTTTCGGGTCATTTGTGACCCATTCAACAGGTTGCTTCCTATATTTTTCAATGGaggaattatatattttattatttagaacTAAAATTCAGAAAGCTACTGAATGA
- the LOC111798115 gene encoding signal peptidase complex catalytic subunit SEC11C-like has protein sequence MGWIGESTEYLKSIKIRQILSQAISFGLIVTSALMIWKALMCWTGSESPVVVVLTGSMEPGFARGDILFLHMNKDPIRAGEIVVYNVEGRDIPIVHRVIKVHEARDTGEDYILTKGDNNYYDDIGLYAKDQLWLQRHHIMGKVIGFLPYVGYGTIIMTDLPIIKYILIGALVLLILTSKD, from the exons ATGGGTTGGATTGGAGAGAGCACCGAGTATTTGAAATCCATCAAAATCAGACAGATTCTATCTCAGGCTATCAGTTTTG GTTTGATTGTTACATCTGCATTGATGATTTGGAAAGCATTGATGTGCTGGACAGGGAGTGAGTCACCTGTTGTGGTTGTGCTCACCGGAAGTATGGAACCTGGTTTTGCGAGG GGCGACATTCTCTTCCTCCATATGAATAAGGATCCAATTCGTGCAGGGGAGATCGTTGTGTACAATGTTGAG GGACGTGATATTCCAATCGTCCATCGTGTAATCAAG GTTCACGAGGCAAGAGATACAGGAGAAGATTATATACTTACCAAAG GTGACAATAACTACTATGATGACATTGGACTATATGCTAAGGATCAGCTTTGGTTGCAAAGACACCACATCATGGGAAAAGTCATCGG TTTCTTGCCATATGTTGGTTATGGAACAATTATCATGACAGACCTGCCTATAATCAAG TACATCCTTATTGGTGCCTTGGTATTGCTGATCTTAACCTCCAAGGATTAA
- the LOC111798153 gene encoding NHP2-like protein 1 gives MTGEAVNPKAYPLADAQLTITILDLVQQAANYKQLKKGANEATKTLNRGISEFVVMAADTEPLEILLHLPLLAEDKNVPYVFVPSKQALGRACGVTRPVIACSVTTNEGSQLKSQIQQLKDAIEKLLI, from the exons ATG ACAGGAGAAGCGGTGAATCCCAAAGCCTATCCTTTGGCTGATGCGCAGCTTACTATTACTATTCTTGATCTTGTTCAGCAAGCTGCTAACTACAAGCAGCTAAAGAAGGGCGCGAATGAAG CTACTAAGACGCTGAATAGAGGGATTTCGGAGTTTGTAGTGATGGCTGCGGACACTGAGCCGCTTGAAATTCTTCTCCATCTTCCCTTGTTGGCGGAAGATAAG AATGTGCCGTATGTATTTGTCCCTTCAAAGCAAGCTCTTGGCCGAGCATGCGGAGTCACGAGACCTGTAATAGCGTGTTCTGTAACAACAAACGAAGGAAGCCAATTGAAATCCCAGATACAGCAACTGAAG GATGCCATTGAGAAGCTGTTGATCTGA
- the LOC111799068 gene encoding probable sugar phosphate/phosphate translocator At5g25400, whose protein sequence is MGKGGAISEDVLKKVLLSYAYVAIWIFLSFSVIVYNKFILDQKMYNWPFPISLTMIHMAFCSSIAYLLVSVFKVVEPVSMSRELYLKSVVPIGALYSLSLWFSNSAYIYLSVSFIQMLKALMPVSVYLIGVSLKKEKFKSDTMANMVSITLGVAIAAYGEARFNSKGVTLQLLAVAFEATRLVMIQILLNSKGISLNPITSLYYVAPCCLVFLSVPWLIMEYPVLRDTSSFHLDFLIFGTNSFCAFALNLAVFLLVGKTSALTMNVAGVVKDWLLIAFSWSVIKDTVTPINLFGYGLAFLGVAYYNHSKLQALKAAEGQRKAQQVEEEAGRLLEEREEGDERKNDSQT, encoded by the coding sequence ATGGGGAAAGGCGGAGCAATCTCCGAGGATGTTCTGAAGAAAGTCCTCCTCTCGTATGCCTACGTCGCGATATGGATCTTTCTCAGCTTCTCCGTCATCGTTTACAACAAGTTCATTCTGGATCAGAAGATGTATAATTGGCCTTTCCCGATCTCTCTCACCATGATTCATATGGCCTTCTGTTCCTCCATCGCGTACCTTCTTGTTAGCGTTTTCAAAGTTGTGGAGCCAGTTTCAATGTCCCGTGAGCTCTACCTCAAATCTGTGGTTCCGATCGGAGCTCTGTATTCGCTTTCCCTTTGGTTTTCTAATTCAGCATATATCTATCTATCGGTTTCTTTTATTCAGATGCTCAAGGCTTTGATGCCGGTCTCTGTGTACCTGATTGGAGTTTCGCTGAAGAAGGAGAAGTTTAAGTCTGATACTATGGCTAATATGGTTTCGATCACGCTTGGTGTTGCGATCGCTGCGTACGGAGAGGCGAGATTTAATTCCAAGGGTGTGACATTGCAGCTGTTGGCGGTTGCGTTCGAGGCGACTCGACTCGTGATGATCCAGATTTTGTTGAATTCCAAGGGTATTTCGTTGAATCCTATCACGTCGCTTTACTATGTGGCTCCGTGTTGCTTGGTTTTCTTGTCTGTCCCGTGGCTAATAATGGAGTACCCTGTGTTGAGGGATACATCCAGCTTCCATTTggatttcttgatttttggtACCAATTCATTCTGTGCTTTTGCTTTGAATCTTGCGGTGTTTTTACTCGTTGGGAAGACATCTGCTTTGACCATGAATGTTGCTGGAGTAGTGAAGGACTGGTTATTGATCGCATTCTCCTGGTCTGTGATTAAGGATACGGTGACGCCCATTAACTTGTTCGGTTATGGCCTTGCGTTCTTAGGAGTTGCGTATTACAATCATTCGAAGTTGCAGGCACTCAAAGCCGCAGAGGGTCAGAGAAAGGCTCAACAGGTAGAAGAGGAAGCTGGTAGGTTgttggaggagagagaagaaggcGATGAAAGGAAGAACGATAGTCAAACTTAG
- the LOC111798019 gene encoding beta-glucuronosyltransferase GlcAT14B-like, giving the protein METSNKLPKKRKWFIPLVFSLLLTTLVVFVSIFTSPYFSSSQLHRAHLKNPIPRFVESKLTISKISSDPVPRLAYLISGSTGDGKSLMRALKALYHPRNQYAVHLDLEAPAAERLELANFVKNEPVFKSVGNVRMVLRANLVTYRGPTMVTNTLHAAAILLKDGGDWDWFINLSASDYPLVTQDDLLHTLISIPRTLNFIEHTSDIGWKEYQRAKPVIIDPGLYSLHKSDVFWVSEKRSVPTAYKLFTGSAWMMLSRPFMEYCLWGWDNLPRVVLMYYANFLSSPEGYFHTVICNADEFRNTTVNHDLHFISWDNPPKQHPHFLNLDDFQSMADSNAPFARKFGHDDPVLDKIDSDLLGCNADGYFPGSWFDSFGNSSTLSMQDITNTTDLRPGPGAERLTHLINGLITAPRFETTHCV; this is encoded by the exons ATGGAGACGAGCAACAAGTTACCGAAGAAGAGGAAATGGTTCATTCCCTTGGTGTTTTCTTTGCTTCTGACTACATTGGTGGTTTTTGTTTCGATTTTTACTTCGCCTTATTTCTCCTCTTCCCAACTACACCGTGCTCATTTGAAGAATCCGATTCCCCGTTTTGTTGAATCGAAGCTTACGATCTCGAAAATTTCATCCGATCCTGTTCCTCGTTTGGCTTACTTGATCTCTGGCTCCACCGGCGATGGGAAGAGCTTGATGAGAGCTCTTAAGGCTCTGTACCATCCGAGGAATCAATACGCGGTACATTTGGACTTGGAGGCTCCGGCGGCGGAACGGCTGGAATTGGctaattttgtgaagaatgaaCCGGTTTTTAAGAGTGTGGGTAATGTGAGGATGGTTTTGAGGGCGAATTTGGTTACTTACAGAGGGCCAACGATGGTCACTAATACGCTTCACGCGGCGGCGATCCTGCTCAAGGACGGTGGAGACTGGGACTGGTTTATTAATCTCAGTGCTTCTGATTACCCTCTGGTCACTCAAGATG ATCTGCTTCACACTTTGATATCCATTCCAAGAACCCTGAACTTCATTGAGCATACCAGTGACATTGGATGGAAGGA GTACCAGAGAGCCAAACCGGTTATAATTGATCCAGGTTTGTACAGCCTTCATAAATCAGATGTGTTTTGGGTCTCGGAGAAACGGAGCGTTCCAACAGCGTATAAACTGTTCACAG GTTCTGCATGGATGATGCTGTCTCGCCCCTTCATGGAATACTGTTTATGGGGATGGGACAATCTCCCAAGAGTAGTCCTTATGTATTATGCCAACTTCCTCTCATCTCCGGAGGGCTATTTCCACACTGTCATTTGCAACGCCGACGAGTTTCGCAACACGACGGTCAACCACGACCTGCATTTTATCTCATGGGACAATCCTCCAAAGCAACATCCCCATTTTCTCAACCTTGATGACTTCCAAAGTATGGCAGATAGCAATGCACCGTTCGCTCGGAAGTTCGGCCACGATGATCCCGTCCTTGACAAGATCGACTCCGACTTGTTGGGTTGCAATGCTGATGGATACTTTCCTGGCAGCTGGTTTGATTCATTTGGAAATAGCAGTACTTTGAGTATGCAGGACATTACGAACACTACTGATCTTAGGCCAGGACCTGGTGCTGAAAGGTTGACACATTTGATCAATGGTTTGATAACCGCGCCTCGTTTTGAGACTACGCATTGTGTGTAG